One part of the Mesotoga infera genome encodes these proteins:
- a CDS encoding ABC transporter substrate-binding protein, producing the protein MKKLIITVFVVSLALVSFGINYINPVGPTLIPIAELLSSDISNEVPGLEINLWRSVDEAISMLVTGRAQISLLPVTVGIKLAASGVDIKLAAVSMWNGFYFISTEKSIDDIEDLVGTVIYTLQAPGQTADTILRGALESRGYEVGKDASIVYVGGAEAVQLLASGKAKLILVPEPFASLAEARVQSVIRSMPIEDLWESFNDRRINIPTSGIFVSGSLDRSVVESFLLLYQQSMSLSLANREKTAEIVSEKMGGFPVPVLKKAMDTAGFLFSDSEKAREETTIYIEKLRELDQELTGDIDLDALFF; encoded by the coding sequence ATGAAGAAACTCATTATTACAGTTTTTGTGGTGTCTCTAGCCCTCGTATCTTTTGGCATCAATTACATAAATCCAGTTGGTCCTACTCTAATTCCGATTGCTGAGTTACTCTCCTCGGATATCTCTAATGAAGTCCCGGGTCTCGAAATCAATTTGTGGAGAAGCGTCGACGAAGCAATTTCAATGCTGGTTACAGGGAGGGCGCAGATAAGCCTTCTTCCGGTAACCGTCGGAATTAAGCTGGCAGCTTCTGGAGTAGATATTAAGCTCGCAGCAGTGAGCATGTGGAATGGTTTCTATTTCATATCTACAGAGAAGTCGATAGATGATATAGAAGACCTAGTAGGAACGGTGATCTACACCTTGCAGGCACCTGGTCAGACAGCAGACACCATTCTTCGCGGCGCCCTTGAGTCTCGTGGATATGAAGTCGGAAAAGATGCGTCTATAGTCTACGTAGGCGGCGCGGAGGCTGTGCAGCTTCTTGCGAGCGGAAAAGCCAAGCTCATTCTTGTACCTGAACCATTTGCTTCTCTTGCCGAAGCTCGTGTTCAGAGTGTAATAAGGTCTATGCCGATTGAAGATCTATGGGAAAGCTTCAACGATAGGAGAATCAACATTCCTACATCGGGGATATTCGTAAGCGGTTCTCTCGATAGAAGTGTTGTCGAATCATTTCTTCTTCTTTACCAGCAGTCCATGAGCCTGTCGCTCGCTAATAGGGAAAAGACTGCGGAGATAGTGTCAGAAAAGATGGGTGGCTTCCCCGTTCCTGTACTGAAGAAGGCAATGGATACAGCGGGCTTTCTATTTTCAGACTCCGAGAAAGCCAGGGAAGAAACAACGATATATATCGAAAAGCTGCGGGAACTCGATCAGGAACTTACGGGTGATATTGATCTAGATGCTCTCTTCTTCTAG